From a single Alloactinosynnema sp. L-07 genomic region:
- a CDS encoding isocitrate lyase/phosphoenolpyruvate mutase family protein produces MTFAELHHGPTPFVLPNAWDVASALLLADAGFPAVATTSLGVSAAAGVADGANDALEPTMALVRALAGRLPVPLTVDLEGGYSDNPAEVAALAVELADLGVAGVNLEDGHRTAAEHASIIEAVAAAAPDLFINARTDTYWLGNGGVDETVRRLTAYRDAGASGVFVPRLADADDIALVVDAVRLPLNILWQPVIPAGVARVSTGSALYRHALRTALTVAERARDGLPPTATAIDYDDLQAKLTR; encoded by the coding sequence ATGACCTTCGCCGAACTGCATCACGGCCCGACTCCGTTCGTGCTCCCCAACGCCTGGGACGTCGCCTCCGCGCTCCTGCTGGCCGACGCGGGTTTCCCGGCGGTCGCCACGACCAGTCTCGGGGTGAGCGCCGCGGCCGGGGTCGCCGATGGCGCGAACGACGCGCTGGAGCCGACCATGGCCCTCGTCCGCGCCCTCGCGGGCAGGCTGCCGGTCCCGCTGACCGTCGACCTTGAGGGCGGGTACTCGGACAACCCGGCTGAGGTGGCCGCACTGGCCGTGGAACTGGCCGATCTGGGCGTCGCGGGGGTCAATCTCGAGGACGGACACCGCACGGCCGCCGAACACGCGTCGATCATCGAGGCGGTCGCGGCCGCGGCTCCAGATCTGTTCATCAACGCGCGGACTGACACGTACTGGCTTGGCAATGGCGGCGTTGATGAGACAGTGCGCCGGTTGACCGCGTATCGGGACGCGGGGGCGTCCGGGGTGTTCGTGCCCAGGCTCGCCGACGCCGACGACATCGCCTTGGTGGTCGACGCCGTTCGCCTTCCGCTGAACATCCTGTGGCAGCCCGTCATCCCCGCGGGGGTGGCTCGGGTGAGCACGGGATCAGCCCTCTACCGACACGCGCTGCGCACCGCGCTCACGGTGGCCGAACGCGCGCGTGACGGCCTACCGCCGACCGCCACGGCGATCGACTACGACGACCTGCAGGCCAAACTCACCCGCTGA
- a CDS encoding RecQ family ATP-dependent DNA helicase — protein MDEQALRTTAEERLRALAGPEARLRDDQWTAIRGLVADRGRALVVQRTGWGKSAVYFVATALLRELGEGPTVIVSPLLALMRNQVDAAARAGVHAATINSANLQEWDEVHEAVADGTVDVLLVSPERLNNPDFRDTVLPKLTASAGLLVVDEAHCISDWGHDFRPDYRRLRTLIAELPEGVPVLATTATANDRVVRDVAQQLGLSDESMVLRGALDRESLRLGVLRLPTAQARLAWIAENLDRFTGSGIIYTLTVAAAEELAAFLRDRGFEVAAYTGKTEQADRLQAEEDLLNNRVKALVATSALGMGFDKPDLGFVVHVGAPQSPISYYQQIGRAGRGVNRADVVLLPGREDRDIWSYFASLAFPAERVVREVLAALDSAGQALSTQRLEPLVDLARGRLEMVLKVLDVDGAVRRVRGGWESTGQPWEYDAERYERIATARDSEQRAIEAYQETEGCRMEFLLRQLDDPHAAACGRCDNCTGERWSDAVSGAGVEAARERLRRPGVDLPPKKQWPTGMSTLGVKLSGKIKPGQVSETGRALGRLTDIGWGNRLREVFAAPDAPIPDDVFDACVKVLSAWDWERRPVGVVTIASGSRPQLVSSFGSRIAAIGRLPLLGEVRTGERAPRANSAHRLAQLWGSVRVPDDLAARVSEVEGPVLVIDDRVDTGWTMTVAAAMLRDAGAEGVMPFALATTS, from the coding sequence GTGGACGAACAAGCACTGCGAACTACGGCCGAAGAGCGCCTGCGCGCACTCGCGGGACCGGAAGCCAGACTGCGCGACGACCAGTGGACCGCGATCCGCGGCTTGGTCGCCGACCGCGGCCGGGCGCTGGTCGTGCAGAGAACCGGGTGGGGCAAGTCGGCGGTGTACTTCGTCGCGACCGCGCTGCTGCGTGAGCTGGGCGAAGGGCCGACGGTGATCGTCTCGCCGCTGCTGGCGCTGATGCGCAACCAGGTCGACGCGGCGGCCAGGGCGGGCGTGCACGCGGCGACGATCAACTCGGCCAACCTGCAGGAGTGGGACGAGGTCCATGAGGCCGTGGCCGACGGCACGGTGGATGTGCTGCTGGTGAGCCCGGAACGGCTCAACAACCCGGACTTCCGCGACACCGTGCTCCCGAAGCTCACCGCCTCGGCGGGGCTGCTGGTGGTCGACGAGGCGCACTGCATCTCGGACTGGGGACACGACTTCCGACCCGACTACCGGCGTTTGCGCACGCTCATCGCCGAGTTGCCCGAAGGCGTCCCGGTGCTCGCGACGACGGCGACGGCCAACGACCGCGTCGTGCGGGACGTGGCACAGCAACTCGGGCTGTCCGACGAGTCGATGGTGCTGCGCGGCGCCCTCGACCGGGAGAGCCTGCGGTTGGGTGTGCTGCGGCTGCCGACAGCCCAGGCCCGGCTGGCGTGGATCGCGGAGAACCTCGACCGGTTCACCGGCTCCGGGATCATCTACACCTTGACCGTCGCCGCCGCGGAGGAACTCGCCGCGTTCCTGCGCGACCGCGGGTTCGAGGTGGCGGCGTACACCGGCAAGACGGAGCAGGCCGACCGGCTGCAAGCCGAGGAAGACCTGCTCAACAATCGAGTGAAGGCGCTGGTCGCGACGTCAGCGCTGGGCATGGGGTTCGACAAGCCCGACCTGGGTTTCGTCGTTCACGTCGGGGCGCCGCAGTCGCCGATCTCGTACTATCAGCAGATCGGCCGCGCGGGGCGTGGCGTCAACCGGGCCGACGTGGTGCTGCTGCCGGGCCGCGAGGACCGCGACATCTGGTCGTACTTCGCCTCGCTGGCGTTCCCGGCCGAACGCGTCGTGCGCGAGGTGTTGGCGGCGCTCGACTCGGCGGGCCAGGCTCTGTCGACCCAGCGGCTCGAACCGCTGGTCGACCTGGCCAGGGGCAGGCTGGAGATGGTGCTCAAGGTCCTCGACGTCGACGGCGCGGTTCGGCGGGTGCGCGGCGGGTGGGAGTCCACTGGACAGCCGTGGGAGTACGACGCCGAACGCTACGAGCGGATCGCCACGGCCCGCGACTCCGAACAGCGCGCCATCGAGGCATACCAAGAGACCGAGGGCTGCCGGATGGAGTTCCTCCTGCGCCAGCTGGACGACCCGCACGCGGCGGCCTGTGGCCGGTGCGACAACTGCACAGGCGAGCGGTGGAGCGACGCGGTGTCGGGGGCGGGCGTCGAGGCGGCCCGGGAGCGGCTGCGCAGGCCGGGAGTCGACTTGCCGCCGAAGAAGCAATGGCCCACCGGGATGTCCACCTTAGGGGTGAAGCTCTCTGGGAAGATCAAGCCGGGCCAGGTCTCGGAGACCGGCCGAGCCCTGGGCAGGCTCACCGACATCGGCTGGGGCAACCGCTTGCGCGAGGTGTTCGCCGCCCCGGACGCCCCGATCCCGGACGACGTGTTCGACGCCTGTGTGAAGGTGCTCTCGGCCTGGGACTGGGAGCGGCGGCCGGTGGGCGTCGTGACGATCGCGTCGGGCAGCAGGCCGCAACTGGTGTCGAGCTTCGGGTCCCGCATCGCCGCCATCGGACGCCTTCCGCTCCTTGGCGAGGTGCGGACCGGCGAACGCGCGCCGCGAGCCAACAGCGCGCATCGGCTGGCGCAGCTGTGGGGTTCGGTCCGGGTGCCGGACGACCTGGCCGCCCGAGTGTCCGAAGTGGAGGGTCCAGTCCTGGTGATCGACGATCGGGTCGACACGGGCTGGACCATGACGGTCGCGGCGGCGATGCTGCGCGACGCGGGCGCGGAAGGGGTGATGCCCTTCGCACTGGCGACGACGAGTTGA
- the obgE gene encoding GTPase ObgE, translated as MVSRFVDRVVIHVAAGSGGNGCSSVHKEKFKPLGGPDGGNGGNGGDVVLVVDGNVHTLLDFHFRPHADAGSGKQGQGSNRDGATGETVEWKVPDGTVVLNPDGEIVADLTGHGTRFVAAQGGRGGLGNASLASKARRAPGFALLGEPGETRDLVLELRSVADAGLLGFPSAGKSSLISVMSSAKPKIADYPFTTLVPNLGVVTAGESIYTIADVPGLIPGASQGKGLGLDFLRHIERCSVLVHVIDCATYEPDRDPLSDIDALEQELALYTPALGGNLADRPRVVVLNKIDVPEARELAELVRPDIEARGLPVFQVSTASREGLRELSFALAKVIEEDRASKPAPEATRVVLRPTAVDDAGFTIEADPDEEGGFIVHGERPGRWVRQTDFSNTEAIGYLGDRLARLGVEEALAKAGARPGCPVTIGTITFDWEPSTPAGVAMMMHGRGSDPRLDQADRIGATERKAAKLARRDGSDSSEDDE; from the coding sequence CTGGTGTCCCGATTCGTTGACCGAGTAGTCATCCACGTCGCTGCGGGCAGCGGCGGCAACGGCTGCTCGTCGGTGCACAAGGAGAAGTTCAAACCTCTCGGCGGCCCGGACGGCGGCAACGGCGGCAACGGCGGCGACGTCGTCCTCGTCGTCGACGGCAACGTCCACACCCTGCTCGACTTCCACTTCCGCCCGCACGCCGACGCGGGCAGCGGCAAGCAAGGCCAGGGCTCCAACCGCGACGGCGCGACCGGCGAGACCGTCGAGTGGAAGGTGCCCGACGGCACCGTCGTGCTCAACCCGGACGGCGAGATCGTCGCCGACCTGACCGGGCACGGCACCCGCTTCGTGGCCGCCCAGGGCGGCCGTGGCGGCCTCGGCAACGCCTCGCTGGCCTCCAAGGCCCGCCGCGCGCCCGGCTTCGCCCTGCTCGGCGAGCCGGGGGAGACCCGCGACCTGGTCCTGGAGCTGCGCTCGGTCGCAGACGCCGGACTGCTCGGCTTCCCGTCGGCGGGCAAGTCGTCGCTGATCTCGGTCATGTCCTCGGCCAAGCCGAAGATCGCCGACTACCCGTTCACCACCCTCGTGCCCAACCTCGGCGTCGTCACCGCGGGGGAGTCGATCTACACGATCGCCGACGTCCCCGGCCTGATCCCCGGCGCCAGCCAGGGCAAGGGCCTCGGCCTGGACTTCCTGCGCCACATCGAGCGCTGCTCGGTGCTCGTCCACGTGATCGACTGCGCCACCTACGAGCCCGACCGAGACCCGCTCTCCGACATCGATGCCCTTGAGCAGGAACTCGCCCTCTACACCCCGGCCCTGGGCGGCAACCTGGCCGACCGTCCCCGCGTGGTCGTGCTCAACAAGATCGACGTGCCGGAGGCCCGCGAACTCGCCGAGCTGGTCCGCCCGGACATCGAGGCCCGCGGCCTGCCGGTGTTCCAGGTGTCGACCGCCTCCCGCGAGGGCCTGCGCGAGCTGAGCTTCGCGCTGGCCAAGGTCATCGAGGAGGACCGCGCCAGCAAGCCCGCCCCCGAGGCGACCCGGGTCGTGCTGCGGCCCACCGCCGTCGACGACGCGGGCTTCACCATCGAGGCCGACCCGGACGAGGAAGGCGGGTTCATCGTGCACGGCGAGCGCCCGGGGCGCTGGGTCCGGCAGACCGACTTCTCCAACACCGAGGCCATCGGCTACCTGGGCGACCGCCTCGCCCGCCTGGGCGTCGAGGAGGCCCTGGCCAAGGCGGGCGCCCGCCCCGGCTGCCCGGTGACCATCGGGACGATCACCTTCGACTGGGAGCCGTCGACCCCGGCGGGCGTCGCGATGATGATGCACGGCCGCGGCAGCGATCCCCGCCTCGACCAGGCCGACCGCATCGGCGCCACTGAGCGCAAGGCGGCCAAGCTCGCCCGGCGAGACGGCTCCGATTCCTCCGAGGACGACGAGTGA
- a CDS encoding translation initiation factor IF-2 N-terminal domain-containing protein, giving the protein MSDTSNPAGSTGGAATTPTHAALADLPAKVRVHALAKLLDLSSKDIISALSDLGEEVRGAQSSVSRDVALKVADALIGTPEAAASTPEAPEVAVPEVSVPEVEAEPEPEPEPVRVRRTPPTPVFASASPLFLPPEPVAAPVKAAPVKPVHREEPEDLVEDEVEEPQSAQETPADDDDDSGSRRRRRGRRGRGRGKGAAEDGDTEPKADDESTEAEEAEAEESDDEPSDAASRRRRRRRRRKGGDEDGDAAATDDPPNTVVHVREARDEKTEAADARNEVRSVRGSTRLEAKRQRRRDGREAGRRRAPILTESEFLARREAVDRAMIVRENPDRTQIAVLEDGVLVEHFVTSAGTGSLVGNVYLGRVQNVLPSMEAAFVDIGRGRNAVLYAGEVDWDAAGLEGKARKIEQALSTGDSVLVQVTKDPVGHKGARLTTQISLPGRFLVYVPGGGATGISRKLPENERRRLKDVLKRIVPEDAGVIIRTASEGISEEELGRDVRRLQAQWQVIKDKSDGTNGVKKSGAPSLLYEEPDLLVKVVRDLFTEDFSALAVQGDTAWETIDSYVRHVAPELLERVRKHVGLKDVFNEHRVDEQLLKALDRKVWLPSGGYLIIDRTEAMTVIDVNTGKFTGSGGNLEETVTRNNLESAEEIVRQLRLRDIGGIIVIDFIDMVLESNRDLVLRRLTECLGRDRTRHQVAEVTSLGLVQMTRKRVGTGLLEAFSTTCEHCKGRGVVVAAEPATKSPPAPQQQPAAPKEHEQGGGRRRNRDRGKEQPAPAEEAPRDDFARSAVQNIAKATVKVAEHDGHEHDGQVVAAGSEAAQFESARPAESTDGQSADSIAPAEAAAVSTPVEVDDSDRFEEFGTERTAPAKPARSGRSRRAAGRPAGPASDRPAEAIVVAPAQPAEVAAEAPSGPVARRETDSQVNAMANGHSAEPTPVAAAPRRRARRAASRPAGPPVNPDQEG; this is encoded by the coding sequence ATGTCGGATACGTCGAACCCTGCCGGAAGCACCGGCGGGGCTGCCACCACACCTACCCACGCCGCGCTGGCTGATCTGCCCGCCAAGGTCAGGGTGCACGCCCTGGCCAAGCTGCTCGACCTGAGCAGCAAGGACATCATCAGTGCGCTGTCCGACCTGGGCGAGGAGGTCCGCGGCGCGCAGTCCAGCGTCAGCCGCGACGTCGCGCTCAAGGTCGCCGATGCCCTTATCGGCACGCCCGAGGCCGCCGCCTCCACGCCAGAGGCGCCTGAGGTCGCGGTGCCCGAGGTCTCCGTGCCCGAGGTCGAGGCGGAGCCCGAACCCGAGCCGGAGCCCGTCCGGGTGCGGCGAACCCCGCCGACGCCGGTGTTCGCCTCGGCGTCGCCGCTGTTCCTGCCGCCGGAGCCGGTCGCGGCCCCGGTCAAGGCCGCCCCGGTCAAGCCGGTGCACCGCGAGGAGCCCGAGGACCTGGTCGAGGACGAGGTCGAGGAGCCCCAGTCGGCTCAGGAGACCCCGGCCGACGATGACGACGACAGCGGCAGCCGCCGCCGCCGTCGCGGCCGCCGCGGCCGTGGCCGCGGCAAGGGCGCAGCCGAGGACGGCGACACCGAGCCCAAGGCCGACGACGAGTCCACCGAGGCCGAGGAGGCCGAGGCGGAGGAGTCCGACGACGAGCCGTCCGACGCCGCCAGCCGCCGCCGTCGCCGCCGTCGCCGCCGCAAGGGCGGGGACGAGGACGGCGACGCCGCCGCCACCGACGACCCGCCCAACACGGTCGTGCACGTCCGCGAGGCGCGCGACGAGAAGACCGAGGCCGCCGACGCCCGCAACGAGGTGCGCAGCGTGCGCGGCTCGACCCGGCTCGAGGCCAAGCGCCAGCGCCGCCGCGACGGCCGCGAGGCGGGCCGCAGGCGCGCGCCGATCCTCACCGAGTCCGAGTTCCTCGCCCGCCGCGAGGCCGTCGACCGCGCGATGATCGTGCGCGAGAACCCCGACCGCACCCAGATCGCCGTGCTTGAGGACGGCGTGCTCGTCGAGCACTTCGTCACCTCGGCCGGGACCGGGTCGCTCGTCGGCAACGTCTACCTGGGCCGCGTGCAGAACGTGCTGCCCAGCATGGAAGCCGCCTTCGTCGACATCGGCCGCGGTCGCAACGCCGTGCTCTACGCCGGTGAGGTCGACTGGGACGCCGCCGGTCTGGAGGGCAAGGCCCGCAAGATCGAGCAGGCCCTGTCCACCGGCGACAGCGTGCTGGTGCAGGTCACCAAGGACCCGGTCGGGCACAAGGGCGCCCGGCTGACCACGCAGATCTCGCTGCCCGGCCGCTTCCTGGTCTACGTGCCCGGTGGCGGCGCCACGGGCATCTCCCGCAAGCTGCCGGAGAACGAGCGGCGCAGGCTCAAGGACGTCCTCAAGCGGATCGTCCCCGAGGACGCCGGTGTGATCATCCGCACCGCCTCCGAGGGCATCAGCGAGGAGGAACTGGGCCGCGACGTGCGTCGTCTGCAGGCGCAGTGGCAGGTCATCAAGGACAAGTCCGATGGCACCAACGGCGTGAAGAAGTCCGGCGCGCCGTCGCTGCTCTACGAGGAGCCCGACCTGCTGGTCAAGGTCGTGCGCGACCTGTTCACCGAGGACTTCTCCGCGCTGGCCGTCCAGGGCGACACCGCCTGGGAGACCATCGACTCCTACGTCCGCCACGTGGCCCCCGAGCTGCTGGAGCGGGTGCGCAAGCACGTCGGCCTGAAGGACGTGTTCAACGAGCACCGGGTCGACGAGCAGCTGCTCAAGGCGCTCGACCGCAAGGTCTGGCTGCCCTCCGGCGGCTACCTGATCATCGACCGCACCGAGGCGATGACGGTCATCGACGTCAACACGGGCAAGTTCACCGGATCGGGTGGCAACCTCGAGGAGACGGTCACCCGCAACAACCTGGAGTCGGCCGAGGAGATCGTCCGCCAGCTGCGGCTGCGCGACATCGGCGGCATCATCGTGATCGACTTCATCGACATGGTGCTCGAATCCAACCGGGACCTGGTCCTGCGGCGGCTCACCGAGTGCCTCGGTCGCGACCGCACCCGCCACCAGGTCGCCGAGGTCACCTCGCTCGGCCTGGTGCAGATGACCCGCAAGCGGGTCGGCACCGGTCTGCTGGAGGCGTTCAGCACCACCTGTGAGCACTGCAAGGGCCGCGGCGTCGTGGTCGCCGCGGAGCCCGCGACCAAGTCGCCGCCCGCTCCGCAGCAGCAGCCCGCCGCGCCGAAGGAGCACGAGCAGGGCGGCGGCCGCAGGCGCAACCGCGACCGCGGCAAGGAGCAGCCCGCCCCGGCCGAGGAGGCACCGCGCGACGACTTCGCCCGCAGCGCCGTGCAGAACATCGCCAAGGCCACGGTGAAGGTCGCCGAGCACGACGGCCACGAGCACGACGGCCAGGTCGTCGCGGCAGGCAGCGAGGCCGCGCAGTTCGAGAGCGCTCGGCCCGCCGAGTCGACCGACGGACAGTCCGCCGACTCGATCGCGCCCGCCGAAGCCGCGGCCGTCTCCACCCCGGTCGAGGTCGACGACAGCGACCGGTTCGAGGAGTTCGGGACGGAACGGACCGCGCCCGCCAAGCCCGCTCGGTCCGGACGTTCCCGGCGGGCGGCGGGCAGGCCCGCGGGCCCCGCGTCCGACCGGCCTGCCGAGGCCATCGTCGTGGCCCCAGCGCAGCCCGCTGAGGTCGCTGCGGAAGCCCCCAGCGGGCCTGTCGCGCGCCGCGAGACCGACAGCCAGGTGAACGCCATGGCCAACGGTCATTCCGCCGAGCCCACCCCGGTCGCGGCGGCGCCGCGCCGCCGGGCCCGTCGGGCGGCGTCGCGACCAGCGGGGCCGCCGGTCAACCCTGATCAGGAGGGCTGA
- a CDS encoding methyltransferase domain-containing protein encodes MTITELAAYYDRLEARTGMRETRQRSYALLDAPPGATIVDVGCGAGHAAAELAELGYQVVGVDVAQDALTLARKRLPGHDFHQTTADALPLADGTAQGYRAVRVLHYLADAAAAVREAHRVLASGSRAVLVGHDHGMAVVDSDLPQSERIIREAETYPASAGRRYRALLLDGGFDDVTVRIHTEVLTDHAEMLTSLGNMARAAVAADACTQAEADEWLAELADRGRRDRFLVAWPLVFAVGTRP; translated from the coding sequence GTGACGATCACCGAACTCGCCGCGTACTACGACCGCCTCGAAGCGCGCACCGGCATGCGCGAGACTCGGCAGCGGTCGTACGCCCTGCTCGACGCCCCACCCGGAGCCACGATCGTGGACGTCGGCTGCGGCGCCGGACACGCCGCGGCGGAACTGGCTGAACTCGGATACCAGGTGGTCGGGGTGGATGTGGCCCAGGACGCGCTGACACTCGCCCGGAAACGGTTGCCCGGGCACGACTTCCACCAGACCACCGCCGACGCCCTGCCGTTGGCGGACGGCACCGCGCAGGGGTATCGAGCGGTCCGGGTGCTGCACTACCTGGCCGACGCGGCGGCGGCCGTCCGGGAAGCACACCGGGTGCTGGCGTCAGGCAGCCGTGCGGTGCTCGTGGGCCACGACCACGGTATGGCGGTGGTCGACAGCGATCTCCCGCAGTCCGAGCGCATCATCCGGGAGGCGGAGACATACCCGGCCAGCGCGGGACGGCGGTACCGGGCGCTGCTGCTCGACGGGGGCTTCGACGACGTGACGGTGCGGATCCACACGGAGGTCCTGACCGACCACGCGGAGATGCTGACGTCACTGGGAAACATGGCCCGCGCCGCGGTGGCCGCGGACGCGTGCACCCAGGCGGAGGCCGACGAGTGGCTGGCCGAGCTGGCGGACCGGGGCAGGCGGGATCGTTTCCTGGTCGCGTGGCCGCTTGTGTTCGCGGTGGGCACCCGCCCGTAG
- the rplU gene encoding 50S ribosomal protein L21: MYAIVKTGGKQYKVAVGDVVEVEKLEGAPGTELSLAAVLVVDGTDVTTDSDALAKVSVTGKVVEQTKGPKIRIHKFKNKTGYHKRQGHRQKLTRVEVTGIKVK; this comes from the coding sequence ATGTACGCGATCGTCAAGACCGGCGGCAAGCAGTACAAGGTGGCTGTCGGCGACGTCGTCGAGGTCGAGAAGCTCGAGGGCGCGCCGGGCACCGAGCTGAGCCTCGCGGCCGTGCTCGTCGTCGACGGCACCGACGTCACCACCGACTCGGACGCCCTGGCGAAGGTCTCGGTGACCGGCAAGGTCGTCGAGCAGACCAAGGGCCCGAAGATCCGTATCCACAAGTTCAAGAACAAGACCGGCTACCACAAGCGTCAGGGTCACCGTCAGAAGCTGACCCGCGTCGAGGTCACCGGCATCAAGGTTAAGTGA
- the rpmA gene encoding 50S ribosomal protein L27, which translates to MAHKKGASSSRNGRDSNAQYLGVKRYGGQVVKSGEILIRQRGTKFHPGVNVGRGKDDTLFALAAGAVQFGEKRGRKTVNIVPVVTAA; encoded by the coding sequence ATGGCACACAAAAAAGGTGCATCCAGCTCGCGTAACGGGCGTGACTCCAACGCTCAGTACCTTGGCGTGAAGCGCTACGGCGGCCAGGTCGTCAAGTCCGGCGAGATCCTGATCCGCCAGCGCGGCACCAAGTTCCACCCCGGTGTGAACGTCGGCCGCGGCAAGGACGACACGCTGTTCGCTCTGGCCGCCGGTGCGGTCCAGTTCGGCGAGAAGCGCGGCCGCAAGACCGTGAACATCGTCCCCGTCGTGACGGCCGCCTAA
- the proB gene encoding glutamate 5-kinase, producing MRSPTRDAVTSARLVVVKVGSSSLTTAEGGLDPARLDALVDAVAARRAAGSQVVLVSSGAIAAGLAPLGIPRRPRDLATQQASASVGQLVLGHAYVASFARYSLTVGQVLLTADDVVRRSHYRNAQRTLSRLLALGVVPVVNENDTVATEEIRFGDNDRLAALVAHLIGADALVLLSDVDALYDGDPRRGAARRIDEVTGKSDMDGVDAGSVGASGLGTGGMASKLAAARLASAAGVPVLLASSAQAPQALTSATVGTAFASAGRRLSARRFWLAYAAEAAGRLTLDDGAVAAVVVRRRSLLAAGITSTTGEFDAGDVVELADPTGKVVARGVVGFDAAELPSLIGRSSHHLPDDQRREVVHADDLVPLHH from the coding sequence CTGCGCTCACCCACACGCGACGCGGTCACCTCGGCGCGACTGGTCGTGGTCAAGGTCGGGTCCTCGTCCCTGACGACAGCCGAGGGTGGGCTCGACCCGGCCCGCCTCGACGCGCTCGTCGACGCCGTCGCCGCCCGCCGAGCGGCGGGCAGCCAGGTGGTCCTGGTCTCGTCAGGCGCCATCGCCGCGGGCCTGGCCCCGCTGGGCATCCCGCGCCGCCCACGCGACCTGGCCACCCAACAGGCGTCGGCCAGCGTCGGTCAGCTCGTGCTCGGCCACGCCTACGTCGCGTCGTTCGCCCGATACTCGCTGACCGTCGGCCAGGTCCTGCTCACCGCCGACGACGTCGTCCGCCGATCCCACTACCGCAACGCCCAGCGGACTTTGTCGCGCCTGCTCGCCCTCGGCGTCGTCCCGGTCGTCAACGAGAACGACACGGTGGCCACCGAAGAGATCCGCTTCGGCGACAACGACCGCCTAGCCGCCCTCGTCGCCCACCTCATCGGCGCCGACGCGCTGGTCCTATTGTCCGATGTGGACGCCCTCTACGACGGCGACCCCCGCCGCGGCGCCGCCCGTCGCATCGATGAGGTCACCGGCAAGTCCGATATGGACGGTGTCGACGCGGGCTCGGTCGGTGCCTCCGGCCTCGGAACCGGTGGCATGGCGTCGAAACTCGCCGCCGCCCGCCTCGCCTCAGCCGCGGGCGTGCCTGTACTGCTGGCGTCGTCGGCCCAGGCGCCCCAGGCCCTGACGTCAGCCACGGTGGGTACGGCGTTCGCCTCAGCGGGCCGCCGCTTGTCCGCCCGCCGCTTCTGGCTCGCCTACGCCGCCGAGGCAGCGGGCAGACTCACCCTCGACGACGGCGCGGTCGCCGCCGTCGTCGTCCGCCGCCGCTCCCTGCTGGCCGCGGGCATCACCTCCACAACCGGCGAATTCGACGCAGGCGACGTGGTCGAACTCGCCGATCCCACCGGCAAAGTCGTCGCACGCGGCGTAGTCGGCTTCGACGCCGCCGAACTCCCCAGCCTCATCGGCCGCTCCAGCCACCACCTCCCCGATGACCAACGCCGCGAAGTCGTCCACGCTGACGACCTCGTCCCCCTCCACCACTGA
- a CDS encoding nitroreductase family protein, which yields MAWAPIHDQPYHPVPYRPVRVSADDSLRTAAALREKMDQRRTVRAFSSDPVPEQVVVDAIAVAATAPSGAHQQPWTFVLVTDPEVRARIREAAEDEERVSYEGRLGDQWLSALRPLGTDMHKPHLTDAPYLIVVFEQRFYLDGEEHHKHYYVDESVGIAVGMLLTALHLAGLAALTHTPSPMRFLSDVLGRPRNEKAFAVIPVGYPAADAMVPDLVRKDLDQVIVRV from the coding sequence ATGGCTTGGGCTCCGATACACGATCAGCCGTACCACCCGGTCCCCTACCGGCCGGTGCGGGTCAGTGCCGACGATTCACTTCGCACCGCCGCCGCGCTGCGGGAGAAGATGGACCAGCGGCGAACCGTGCGGGCGTTCTCCTCCGATCCTGTCCCCGAACAGGTCGTGGTCGACGCGATCGCGGTGGCCGCGACCGCCCCGTCCGGCGCTCATCAGCAGCCTTGGACCTTCGTCCTGGTCACCGATCCCGAGGTTCGCGCGCGAATTCGGGAGGCGGCCGAAGACGAAGAGCGCGTCTCCTACGAGGGCAGGCTGGGCGACCAGTGGCTGTCGGCGTTGCGCCCTCTGGGCACCGATATGCACAAACCGCACCTGACTGACGCGCCTTACTTGATCGTGGTGTTCGAGCAGCGGTTCTATCTGGACGGCGAAGAGCACCACAAGCACTACTACGTCGATGAGTCGGTCGGGATCGCGGTCGGCATGCTGCTCACCGCGCTGCACCTGGCCGGGCTCGCCGCGTTGACGCACACCCCGAGTCCGATGCGGTTCTTGTCGGACGTGTTGGGCAGGCCGCGCAACGAGAAGGCGTTCGCGGTCATCCCGGTGGGGTACCCGGCGGCGGACGCGATGGTCCCCGACTTGGTGCGCAAGGACCTCGATCAGGTGATCGTCCGGGTCTGA